TTTGCTGGATTTGCTTGACTAGGTTCCTGAGTGCTTGATTGAGATCAAAATCTGAGCGGCGCATTGTTTGTACAGCGCGACGCACATCTTGAAGGCATTGACTAGAAAGATGTTTGGCAGTGTCCAGTATTTGTAGAGTTTGAGCAGAATTACGTTGGTGTAATTTCTGGGCTAGTTCTAGCTGAACATCAAGAGTAGTGAGGGTATGACCAAGAGAATCATGTATTTCACGAGCTATACGAGTACGTTCTAAGTCTGCTGCTAAAGTTTCCACTTCCTTGGCTAAAATTTCTGCTCTGTGTCGGCTTTTGCGCTCCGCAACAATCACAAAGCCCAGTAAAATTACAAACAGGCTAGCTCCTATGTAATCTAGCAAACTAGTCAACAAAATCGCCTTAGCGTCATATACATGCTCTGAGCCATGAGATTGAAGTTGAGCAACAGTTTCTGTTATGCGTTGTGGAAGATACCAAGCTTCACCAGACAAGTAGCCAATTCCCGTAAAAATCACTGTCAGGATGACATCTCTGCGGCTGAGAAAAAAGCAACTCTTGGCAAGAACAAAATACATAAGATTGTAAACCAAAAACGCAGCCAGACAGCAGAGACAATTAATATTATTTCTACAGCAATGAAAGCTCTTCTTTGCCAAAGTGGACGCTGAAGCGGAAAAATCAAACTGAGGAAAAAGAACGCAATATTAAAAGCAATAAATAAGGGCAGTGAATGCGGGTGTTCTTGAAAATAATTGCTGATCAAGCCAGAAAAGAGATTTGCTAGCAAGATCACCCATTCTACCCATCGCAATATCCAACAAAAAGAGAAAACACGGTTTGCGAACAGCTTCATTGAACTAGAGGCAGCGAAATATCTTCACGGTTCACATCATGCAAGATTCTGTTGAATTTAAAACATGACTTTCGTCATGAATTTTAGATGACTTTCGATAAAGCGATCGCGAAGTTTACTTCGATACTCTGATGGGGAGATGATCGTTTCTTAGGAAAAAGCAAATGAAGCGCAAGATTATTTTCAACTCTTTTGCTATATCAGTTCTTGTAACTAGTTTAGTTATTTCTTCTAAATCTGGAGCTGAACCAGCATCTGTCTTTAGACCTTTAATTAATGATATTCGCACTCAGTTACCAAAGGGATTGAAAATGCGTTTGCCTGACTCTCTGCCTCCCGCAGCCTCCAAGGTCAAGCTTTATCCCTACATTGCTTCTGATAATAAAGTCTTTGAAGTTCGCCTGGCAAATACACCAGATTGTTCTGCTTCCAACAACCCTTCTGCTTGTACTGCTGGAGGGTTTGGCGTTTTCACTCCAGAGGTATCTAAAAATTGGCCTCCTAAAGGAGACAGTATCACTCCAGTAGATTTGGGACATGGTATTAGTGGCTTTTATATTACCAGAGGTCAAGGAAATAGCATCAGCCAATACGTTTTTTGGAAACAAGAAGGACTGGAATACGTAGTAGGATTGGGAGGAGGTTCAACTCGGGATGTGTCTCAGCAGCAGATGATAGATATGGCTATTTCAATGGTAAATGAACCTGCGATTACTAGTGAACAATGATGCAGCGATTAGTAAAACATAAAATCTGTGTAGTTTACAATATATATTGAGATGTTATTCAACACATCTTGATATATAGTATTCCTAAATCATGAGTTAACAATTAGATCCCCTATTTCTTTAAGAAATTGGGGATCTGAATATCTCAATTTTTGCAATTTCAATTCCAAACAATAATCAACACAATCAATTATCAATAATTTATCGATTGAAAGGTACTCTAATTAATTGATATGCGCCACTTTTTCCTAAACTTTGATAACTGTTTGGTTGCAAACCCATTTCTGGAAACTTTTTCGGTTGAGCTAAAACTAAAATTGAATCAGATTGTGTTTTATTCCCAGCCTGATTTTTCACATAATCTCCTGCGGCTGCACTCATTTTGATGTAATTTACAGGACGTTGGCTGTAAAAAACAACGGTGGGTTTTTGAAAGCCAACCATGACTAATTCTTCACCTGGTTTTTCGGCTTGGACTGCGATCGCTGCTAATTCTCTTAAAGGTAACTGACGCTGTTGATCTATCAAAAACAAAGCTGGAGTCAGGACAAAAATTAAAGACAGCGCAAACGCCAACAAATTCACACCAATCAAATGACGCCAACGGCAACGCAGTATTACCACTGCCAATACCACTGCACACGCTAACCAGATTACGCCTCCCAATGTTGTCAAACCTGACTGTTGCAGCATTTGGCGAAATTGTGGTGCAGCCGGATCAGCACCTATTAACCGGGGTACGTAGAACAGTGCTACTGCGATCGCTGATACAAATACTACATTGACCCAGCCAGTCCAGAGGAAGGAGGAGGGGGAGGGTGAGGGAGGGGGAGGGGTGGGGGGAGTGTGTAGACGCGTAGCGGCTTCCCGTAAGGGTGGAGTGGGGGAAGTAAAGACATCTGTTTGTTCTTTTATTCTGTTATCTTTGAGCAAATCACTCCACAAAAGTCCTACTAGGATGGCTGCTGCTGGCATTAAGGGTAAGACGTAGCTAGGAAGTTTGGTGACGGCAATGGTAAAAAAGCCGAAAATGCTTACAAACCAGAAAAAGGCAAATAAACCAAGTTGTTGCGATCGCTCTTGAGAACACCAATACTTGCGCTGCCAAAATTTCAACCTTGCCATTGATAACGGCAAGTACACTGAGTATGGAGCAAAACCCAGTAATACTACCAAAAAATAAAAATACCAGGGAGCTCTATGACCATTGACTACTTCTGTAAAGCGTTCAATATTGTGATAGCCAAAAAACGAGTTAATGTAATTCCAGCCATTGCGCCAAATCACTAGCACGTACCAAGGCAGTGATAAGCCCAAAATAATCACCATACCTAGCAAAAGGCGCATTTGTTGCACAACCTCTCGTAATTTGCCTAGATAAAGCAAAAACGCGCCGATAATCAGCCCTGGCAAAACAATGCCCACCGGGCCTTTAGTCAAAATTGCACCAGCAATTAGTACGTAACAAGCTAGATACCATTTATTGGGGAGGTGGGGATTAGGGGCAGTGGGGGGAGTATGGGGAGTGTAAGGAGTGTGAGGAGTGTGATATTCTCCGTGTCCTCCTTGTCCCCTGTCCCCGATCCCCGATTCCTCCTGACTGGCATATCCCAAAAAAAAGCACAACAATGCTGATCCTATGCAGCCAGTGAGCAGCATATCCGAGACACCTGTTCTTCCCCAAACAATCATTTCGGGATTAAGTGCCATTACAGCTGCTACTATGCCAGCAGTTAACCAGCGCCTGGAAGGACGAAAAACTTGTTCTAAGGCATCTTGTTTTGCCAGTTGCCATTGCACAGTGTAAAAAGCCAAGCTAATTACAGCCATTGCCGCGATCGCACTTGGTAGACGTACAGCCCACTCATTTACACCAAAAATACTGTATGCGATCGCCTGACACCAGTAAATCAAAGCAGGCTTATCAAAGCGAGTTTTACCATTGAAAAACGGCGTGATCCAATCGCCTGTTACATACATCTGGCGGGAAGCTTCGGCAAACAAAGGTTCGGTTTCATCTATTAGCCCAATACTGCCCAAATGCCAAAAAAATGCGATCCCACCAACTAAAATCAACCATAAAGCTGAAAGTGCGATCGCAAAGGCTGGACGTTTGCCAATCCTAGTTAACAACTGGTCAAGAGCGCGAATTGTCATTGAGTCACAAGTCAATAGTCAATAGTCAATAGTCAATGGTCAAGGGTCACTAGTCAATAGTCGTTTAACTGTAATTTTTTGTTCTTTGTTTTCAGAAGCAATGCTAAAAATGCTAAATAAGTAGCCGTCATGAACTGGGTACATCAAAATTAATGAAAAACCTCACCTCTTCCCCCTCTCCTTGGTAAGGAGAGGGGTTCCGACAGGACGGAGTGAGGTTACTTTCAAGTCATACCCATCAACTATTGACTGAGAATCAACTCCCATTCTTGCTTTTGTGGGTTCCACACAGGGGCAGGAGTTTCGCCAACCACGTAAGGTCCCCAGTAGCGACGGGAACCATCCTGTGCAAAGGCAACTAAAATATCTCCCTTTTCAATTTTGATGCTACTGTTAGGTAGCGATAAAATCAGACCCTTTTCACTACCTTCTCCTGGGGCAAAATCCCAATGTGCTGGAACTGCATAGCTTTGTTTAGAATTACTTTTAACTCCCGCTTTCCGTGCTAGTAAAGCAAGGCGGACTGGCTGTTCGGTTTGATTACTCATGCGTAAAATTCCCTGGCCTGTTGCTTTGACCGTTGAGCCTTGATGATATGTAAATAAAGATTTTGACGGTGTCGGTACAGAAGAATTTAAAGTAGAAGCGATCGCAGTTTCTGAGTGAGTGTTTGTAGGAGATTCAGAGGGTTGATCCGCCTCAAAGGATACTTTAACTTCATAGCACCCTACAGACAGCAATAGCAATCCCAAGCAGGCAGCTGCGAGAACAGCATGACGGTAGATTGGCAATTTCATATTGATAATTATTACAAATAAGTATTTTTTCTAGGCTCGTTCAAGATACTAGCCCACTGTCTACAGCGATCATTGATTCAGTGAACATTAAAACTATGTCACCAATCACAAATAACTAGTAACTGGTTTAATTGCCGATACTAGCTTTTTGAGAATTAAGGGCAATATGTATAATCTGTGTCATCATAAGCATCAATATCGAAGGAAGTTAGGAAAAAATTCCTTGACGCTTCATTTCTTCGCTTTAGCTCAAAATGATGATATTATGCATTAATTTTTGTGTTCACCCTAAATCCAAAACAACTTCAAATCATATCCACATAACTTTATGCTAAACCTAATATCTTTAAGATGGGAATATCTGATCAAATTTTGCTCAAAGTCCTTCTCAGGCTGGGTATGGGAGTATAAGAGTATAGCAGTGTAAATATTGAGGAAAAACACTTTTTTACATACCTATCCTCTTAAACACTGACATTTCTACTGTTTTAAGTAGTATCTCTATCATGCAAAATACTCGTCTCAACAACTTATTCAATGTACTTACTAGGCAGTTAGCACAATGGGTTCTCAATCCTTGGCGACGCATATCTATATTAATAATCAGTTTCTTATTCGGTTTTTTTCTTGGAAGCGCAGTAGCAACTACAGCTGGACAAACAGCAGAATGGGATATTGTAGTGGCTGGAACTTTAGTGTTAGCAACAGAAATTGCCAGTAGGATATTTTACCATCGTAGCGTCTTGGCACGACAAGTCTTCTGGTCGCAAGCACTTAACTACCTGAAAGTTGGTCTCACCTACAGTTTATTTTTGGAAGCATTTAAGCTGGGATCGTGAGGAGTGTGGAGAGATGGGGTGATGGGGAACTCGGGGTCTCCTGGAGGGGATTAGGGGCTGTGGGGAGTGTGTAGACGCGCAAGCGTCTTCCCGCAAGGTGGAGTGGGGGGAGTGTGTAGACGCGTAGCGGCTTAAGGTAAGGGTGGAGTGGGGGGAGTGTGGGGAGTAAGTCATGTAAAAGAACAACTAACTACTATTGTACAGACGCGATGTTCCTCGCCTCTGTACCTACTAACTACTAACTACTAACCACTAACAAATGACAAATGACTTATTCAAATCTGTCTATCCTGATGTGCTGGAATTTTGCCAAACTCATCTTCAGATGCAGCCCCAAGTTGTATCCGAGGTGTTGCGTAATGTGTGGCTACCTTTGGCTACAAAGTTAGTATCCCATCGACAGCAACTAAATCGTCCACTGATTCAAGGTATTTTGGGAGGACAAGGAACAGGTAAGACTACTTTGTGTCGGGTATTAGCTTTGATTCTTGAACAGTTGGGATATGATAGCCTGAGTTTGTCTTTGGATGACCTCTACAAAACCTATCGCGATCGCCAAATTCTCAAACAGTATGATCCCCGCTTAATTTGGCGTGGTCCACCAGGAACTCATGATGTTGAGTTAGGCTTAACTGTACTAGACAAAATTCGTAGCTGTGAACTGCCAGTGTCAGTGCCTCGCTTTGATAAGTCAGCATACAACGGTGCAGGTGATAGAACTACCCCAGAAATTGTGACAAATGCAGACATTGTATTATTTGAAGGTTGGTTTGTTGGTGTACGCCCAATTGCTCCCAGTGCATTTGATCACCCACCGTCGCCGATTCTGACTCCCGAAGATCAAGCTTTTGCCCGTGATATCAATCATAAACTGCGTGATTATCTGCCACTGTGGGAAAGATTAGATAGCTTAATTGTGCTGTATCCCAAAGATTACCGACTTTCTCTAAAGTGGCGCCAACAAGCCGAACAGCAAATGATTGCTCTTGGTAAGCCAGGTATGACAGATACAGAAATTGAGAAATTTGTCAAGTATTTTTGGTGTTCTCTTCACCCAGAATTATTTATCAAACCCTTAGTTGAATCTCCAACACTAGTTGATTTAGTAATTGAAATCAACTCCGATCATAGTTTTGGTAATATCTATACACCAAACAATTCATAATTCATAATTCATTACTTGCCAAAGCTTGATTAATATGACTGAGCAAATTTTCCATTGATATTGAGCGAGGCAAAACTTGGGTTGCGATCGCACCCACAGCATTTTCTAAGGACTGTTCCTGAGCAAGATCAGGATTTAATTGTTGATCTAGCACCAAAACGGGTGGCAATTTTACAGGTAACTCTCCTAGTACTTTCAGGGCTGAGTATACTTCTTTTTTCAACCTAGATTCTTCTAAACAAATTAGCAACAAATCAACACTTTCGTGGCGGAGTTGTTGGAGCAATTCTTCCCAAGACCGACCTATCGTCGCTTTCAGTCCGGCTGTATGCAAATACTGAATTAATGCTTGGAACCACTCGGAACCACGAGAGATAGTCAGAGGTTTAAAGCCTTGCTGGGGAAAATCTGTGGCTTGAAAGTCTTTTTCCGTTTTCCTACTAGAGTGCTTGCGTTTGGCATCTGGCAAATCTGGCAGTGCTGCCAATTCTACTACTAAGATACTGGGAGGACAAGAAATACCAACTGCGATTTGCAACACTGATAATAAAGCATCTATTTTTTTATTATTATCGCTGTTGTTTGTGGGCGATCGCATTAAACAAGGAAACACGGACAAACCAGCTATTTGAGAAGCTATCTGTGTGGTTTTCACATCACAAGTAACCAACGGTAGAGTTGCCAAGCGAGGAAACTTACTTAGTTTTTGTAGATAAGCTGCTGCTGCTGGTACTTCTGCATCTAATAAAACCACATCAAACTGCCAGACTCTCGCTAGCAATTCTGCCTGTTCAATATCATCTACTTCGATGATCCGATGTTGTAGTAGTAGGGGATATAAATCAAGAGTGTCTCTTTCAGGATGAACTAATCTGAGAATTCGCAGTGGGGTATGAAGTAGAGTTGCTTTAGCTTCTTTGTTGTGCTGCTTTTTTTGGGAAATTGTATACAAACTTTCTAATAGCGGTGCTAAAAATTGAGGTTCCACAGGTAAACTCAAAAAACCATCAGCACGATTAGCAAATGCTTGTTCTTTCTCAGCTGCCGTTGCTGTCACAATTACAGGAATGTGACGAGTTGTAGCATCAGATTTGAGTAAAGTTAGCACATCCCAACCGGAAAGCAGAGGTAATAAGGGATTAAGAAATACAGCTTTGGGTTGCAAACGACGGGCTTTTTCTACAGCTTCACATCCTGAACGCGCAATTACTACTCGATAACCCAAACCTGTGAGTTGTTCGGTTAAATCTTCAATATACCGGGCAACTGCTTCTACAACCAATACTAGTTGTTGAGAAGAACTAGAGTGATGGACTGTGGATGTCTGTCTTCGCCTCTGTTGTTCCCGCAAGCTTGGGGTGAGGTTGTAGTGAGGTGGTGGGGTGGTGGGGTGGGGTGAAATCTTTCTTCCCATCTCCCATTTTCCCATCGTCTTGCTTCCCATCTCCTCGTCTGGTAATCTTCCCACTTCTTTCGGAGGACTCGGCGGTAATAACAAAGTAAACTGACTGCCTTTACCTTCACCAGATAAAAAGCTAACATCACCACCGTGGAGACGAGCAAGGGCCCTAGTTAAGACTAACCCCAGTCCTGTACCTTCAAACTGGCGGGTCAGGGGATGTTCTAATTGTTGGAATTTTTGAAATATCAGATACTGTTGATGTTCAGGGATACCGATACCTGTGTCCCATACAGTAAATGTAATCCAACCTTCCCAGCGACTGACTCGCAGCCCGATTTCTCCTCCTGTTTCGGTGAATTTGAAGGCATTGGATAGCAGGTGTACTAGCATTTGCCGCAGGCGAAACTCATCTGCGACAATTTCTTCTAAACCTGGTTCTATAAAAAGACTGAATTTGTGTTCTTCTCCACCAGTTTCAGGATGAGAAGAGACGATGGTTTTGCGACTTTGGGCATGGATAGCTTTTGCCTCACCGACAGCGCGATCGCACACTGTACGAATATTAACAATTGCTAACATCAGTTCCATTTGCCCGGTTTCCATACGGGTCAAATCCAAAATGTTATTGACCACACTCATCAAATGCCGTCCACTTTGATGAATTAGTCCAGCATAACGGGCTTGCCGCTCGTTGAGTTCTCCTAATTGTTGATCTACTAACAACCGCGATAATCCCAAAACCGCAGTTAGAGGAGTTTTTAACTCATGACTAATACAGGCTAAAAATTCATCTTTTAACCGATTTAGTTGCATCAAATCAGCATTTTTTGCTGCTAGTTCTTTACAAAGCTGCTGCTGTTCGGTGACATCTGTGGCTAACATTAACCACAAGTCGGGGTTAACAGCTGTGTCTGAATCGGGATTTTTAACTTTTAGTTCTGGACTGTCTAAAGGAATTTTGGCAAATTGCCAGACTCTTTCTTGACCATTTTGTACTTCTACAACGCAGGTACAAGTTCCATGTTGGCTATCTAAAAAGCAGCGAT
Above is a genomic segment from Fischerella sp. JS2 containing:
- a CDS encoding sensor histidine kinase translates to MYFVLAKSCFFLSRRDVILTVIFTGIGYLSGEAWYLPQRITETVAQLQSHGSEHVYDAKAILLTSLLDYIGASLFVILLGFVIVAERKSRHRAEILAKEVETLAADLERTRIAREIHDSLGHTLTTLDVQLELAQKLHQRNSAQTLQILDTAKHLSSQCLQDVRRAVQTMRRSDFDLNQALRNLVKQIQQNQSLIVQADINLPPLPLQTSHQLYCIIQEGLTNIQKHAHASSVILRGQSTINAIILELEDDGQGFDPDFPHSGFGLRGMQERVQILDGKLNIKSVPGQGTHILITVPR
- a CDS encoding glycosyltransferase family 39 protein; this translates as MTIRALDQLLTRIGKRPAFAIALSALWLILVGGIAFFWHLGSIGLIDETEPLFAEASRQMYVTGDWITPFFNGKTRFDKPALIYWCQAIAYSIFGVNEWAVRLPSAIAAMAVISLAFYTVQWQLAKQDALEQVFRPSRRWLTAGIVAAVMALNPEMIVWGRTGVSDMLLTGCIGSALLCFFLGYASQEESGIGDRGQGGHGEYHTPHTPYTPHTPPTAPNPHLPNKWYLACYVLIAGAILTKGPVGIVLPGLIIGAFLLYLGKLREVVQQMRLLLGMVIILGLSLPWYVLVIWRNGWNYINSFFGYHNIERFTEVVNGHRAPWYFYFLVVLLGFAPYSVYLPLSMARLKFWQRKYWCSQERSQQLGLFAFFWFVSIFGFFTIAVTKLPSYVLPLMPAAAILVGLLWSDLLKDNRIKEQTDVFTSPTPPLREAATRLHTPPTPPPPSPSPSSFLWTGWVNVVFVSAIAVALFYVPRLIGADPAAPQFRQMLQQSGLTTLGGVIWLACAVVLAVVILRCRWRHLIGVNLLAFALSLIFVLTPALFLIDQQRQLPLRELAAIAVQAEKPGEELVMVGFQKPTVVFYSQRPVNYIKMSAAAGDYVKNQAGNKTQSDSILVLAQPKKFPEMGLQPNSYQSLGKSGAYQLIRVPFNR
- a CDS encoding DUF565 domain-containing protein; the encoded protein is MQNTRLNNLFNVLTRQLAQWVLNPWRRISILIISFLFGFFLGSAVATTAGQTAEWDIVVAGTLVLATEIASRIFYHRSVLARQVFWSQALNYLKVGLTYSLFLEAFKLGS
- a CDS encoding glycerate kinase, which gives rise to MTNDLFKSVYPDVLEFCQTHLQMQPQVVSEVLRNVWLPLATKLVSHRQQLNRPLIQGILGGQGTGKTTLCRVLALILEQLGYDSLSLSLDDLYKTYRDRQILKQYDPRLIWRGPPGTHDVELGLTVLDKIRSCELPVSVPRFDKSAYNGAGDRTTPEIVTNADIVLFEGWFVGVRPIAPSAFDHPPSPILTPEDQAFARDINHKLRDYLPLWERLDSLIVLYPKDYRLSLKWRQQAEQQMIALGKPGMTDTEIEKFVKYFWCSLHPELFIKPLVESPTLVDLVIEINSDHSFGNIYTPNNS
- a CDS encoding ATP-binding response regulator, which gives rise to MLKYPLYEFISTVPICSKTATLKVVLESFETEQCDRLVVLNEQQNPVGVIYSAHLLPEILAANQANSNKAGSFDLEQTLTSWGASLIQPIQNLPSDWGVEEFSYLLRSQQIKNNNNRDWALIDSEGKFLGLIDSLRLLQFVARQRTQIQPQIENTTNKAKTRRRKTPVVAKPTKEEKQATLGSSPLPNHPLIQLLERLPWPLMLQTNTGKVVTQNPAWWQQLGVLKDPEGVRQQVEAMLTPATLKSLEDNTHKRSVDNSTTNQTHHYQAQPVAAKTLIRDDMSTSSEVLLPTATSQYLELPTSLEQPTQLSSKVNRCFLDSQHGTCTCVVEVQNGQERVWQFAKIPLDSPELKVKNPDSDTAVNPDLWLMLATDVTEQQQLCKELAAKNADLMQLNRLKDEFLACISHELKTPLTAVLGLSRLLVDQQLGELNERQARYAGLIHQSGRHLMSVVNNILDLTRMETGQMELMLAIVNIRTVCDRAVGEAKAIHAQSRKTIVSSHPETGGEEHKFSLFIEPGLEEIVADEFRLRQMLVHLLSNAFKFTETGGEIGLRVSRWEGWITFTVWDTGIGIPEHQQYLIFQKFQQLEHPLTRQFEGTGLGLVLTRALARLHGGDVSFLSGEGKGSQFTLLLPPSPPKEVGRLPDEEMGSKTMGKWEMGRKISPHPTTPPPHYNLTPSLREQQRRRQTSTVHHSSSSQQLVLVVEAVARYIEDLTEQLTGLGYRVVIARSGCEAVEKARRLQPKAVFLNPLLPLLSGWDVLTLLKSDATTRHIPVIVTATAAEKEQAFANRADGFLSLPVEPQFLAPLLESLYTISQKKQHNKEAKATLLHTPLRILRLVHPERDTLDLYPLLLQHRIIEVDDIEQAELLARVWQFDVVLLDAEVPAAAAYLQKLSKFPRLATLPLVTCDVKTTQIASQIAGLSVFPCLMRSPTNNSDNNKKIDALLSVLQIAVGISCPPSILVVELAALPDLPDAKRKHSSRKTEKDFQATDFPQQGFKPLTISRGSEWFQALIQYLHTAGLKATIGRSWEELLQQLRHESVDLLLICLEESRLKKEVYSALKVLGELPVKLPPVLVLDQQLNPDLAQEQSLENAVGAIATQVLPRSISMENLLSHINQALASNEL